The following proteins are encoded in a genomic region of Paralichthys olivaceus isolate ysfri-2021 chromosome 23, ASM2471397v2, whole genome shotgun sequence:
- the pfkfb3 gene encoding 6-phosphofructo-2-kinase/fructose-2,6-bisphosphatase 3 isoform X8: MRMASRSFSSSPCAMIPASSRPTSWRVVCRLTVFLPVQEVKVSCPDYRDCNKTDAMLDFQRRIECYKTSYQPLDSDQHDRDLSFIKVIDVGRQFLVNRIQDHIQSKIVYYLMNIHIQPRTIYLCRHGESTDNLEGRLGGDSGLSSRGRQFSGALARFVEEQKLENLKVWTSQLCRSIQTVEHLGVQYEQWKALNEIDAGVCEEMTYDEVKERYPEEFALRDEDKYYYRYPSGESYQDLVQRVEPVIMELERQENVLVICHQAVMRCLLAYFLDKSAEEMPYLRCPLHTVLKLTPVAYGCKVESISLAVEAVNTHRDRPEEVKRGPGTLIRRNSVTPLTSPESNIKKPRIDDLDEAPIQEVPPSVASLALCSPSHLPLSLAGQNLRRSSPGRHDILQPCQ; encoded by the exons ATGAGAATGGCTTCAAG ATCTTTTTCATCGAGTCCGTGTGCAATGATCCCAGCGTCATCGCGTCCAACATCATG GCGTGTTGTTTGCCGTCTGACAGTCTTCCTCCCTGTGCAGGAAGTGAAGGTGTCGTGTCCAGACTACCGGGATTGCAACAAGACCGACGCCATGCTGGATTTCCAGCGGCGAATTGAGTGCTACAAAACCAGCTACCAACCTCTGGACTCCGATCAGCACGACAG GGATCTCTCCTTCATCAAGGTGATTGATGTCGGCCGGCAGTTCCTCGTCAACCGGATCCAAGATCACATCCAGAGCAAGATCGTCTACTACCTGATGAACATCCACATCCAGCCCCGCACCATCTACCTGTGTCGGCATGGAGAGAGCACTGATAACTTGGAGGGACGGCTCGGTGGTGACTCTGGTCTCTCGTCGCGGGGCAGACAG TTTTCAGGCGCCCTGGCCCGGTTTGTTGAGGAGCAGAAACTGGAGAATTTGAAGGTGTGGACCAGCCAGCTGTGTCGCAGCATCCAGACTGTCGAGCACCTGGGAGTCCAGTACGAACAGTGGAAGGCTCTTAATGAGATCGATGCC GGAGTGTGTGAGGAGATGACGTACGATGAGGTGAAGGAGAGATATCCAGAGGAGTTTGCTTTGAGAGATGAAGATAAATACTACTACCGCTATCCTTCTGGAGAG TCGTACCAGGATCTGGTCCAGCGAGTGGAGCCAGTCATCATGGAGCTAGAGAGGCAGGAGAACGTCCTGGTTATCTGCCACCAGGCCGTCATGCGCTGCCTGCTGGCCTACTTCCTGGATAAGAGTGCAG AGGAGATGCCCTATCTGAGATGTCCCCTGCACACGGTGCTGAAGCTCACCCCGGTCGCCTACGGGTGCAAAGTGGAGTCCATCTCTTTGGCTGTGGAGGCAGTGAACACCCACAGAGACAGACCTGAG gaggtgaagaggGGCCCCGGCACCTTGATCAGGAGGAACAGCGTGACTCCCCTGACCAGCCCCGAGTCAAACATTAAGAAACCTCGTATCGATGACCTCGACGAGGCTCCGATCCAGGAGGTGCCTCCTTCTGTTGCCTCGCTGGCTCTCTGCAGCCCCtcacacctccctctctccttggCTGGACAG aACCTGAGGAGGAGCTCACCCGGCCGCCATGACATCCTACAGCCCTGCCAATGA
- the pfkfb3 gene encoding 6-phosphofructo-2-kinase/fructose-2,6-bisphosphatase 3 isoform X7: MRMASRSFSSSPCAMIPASSRPTSWRVVCRLTVFLPVQEVKVSCPDYRDCNKTDAMLDFQRRIECYKTSYQPLDSDQHDRDLSFIKVIDVGRQFLVNRIQDHIQSKIVYYLMNIHIQPRTIYLCRHGESTDNLEGRLGGDSGLSSRGRQFSGALARFVEEQKLENLKVWTSQLCRSIQTVEHLGVQYEQWKALNEIDAGVCEEMTYDEVKERYPEEFALRDEDKYYYRYPSGESYQDLVQRVEPVIMELERQENVLVICHQAVMRCLLAYFLDKSAEEMPYLRCPLHTVLKLTPVAYGCKVESISLAVEAVNTHRDRPEEVKRGPGTLIRRNSVTPLTSPESNIKKPRIDDLDEAPIQEVPPSVASLALCSPSHLPLSLAGQHWLGKVCLRTTLHYLKVVSLLVFQR; this comes from the exons ATGAGAATGGCTTCAAG ATCTTTTTCATCGAGTCCGTGTGCAATGATCCCAGCGTCATCGCGTCCAACATCATG GCGTGTTGTTTGCCGTCTGACAGTCTTCCTCCCTGTGCAGGAAGTGAAGGTGTCGTGTCCAGACTACCGGGATTGCAACAAGACCGACGCCATGCTGGATTTCCAGCGGCGAATTGAGTGCTACAAAACCAGCTACCAACCTCTGGACTCCGATCAGCACGACAG GGATCTCTCCTTCATCAAGGTGATTGATGTCGGCCGGCAGTTCCTCGTCAACCGGATCCAAGATCACATCCAGAGCAAGATCGTCTACTACCTGATGAACATCCACATCCAGCCCCGCACCATCTACCTGTGTCGGCATGGAGAGAGCACTGATAACTTGGAGGGACGGCTCGGTGGTGACTCTGGTCTCTCGTCGCGGGGCAGACAG TTTTCAGGCGCCCTGGCCCGGTTTGTTGAGGAGCAGAAACTGGAGAATTTGAAGGTGTGGACCAGCCAGCTGTGTCGCAGCATCCAGACTGTCGAGCACCTGGGAGTCCAGTACGAACAGTGGAAGGCTCTTAATGAGATCGATGCC GGAGTGTGTGAGGAGATGACGTACGATGAGGTGAAGGAGAGATATCCAGAGGAGTTTGCTTTGAGAGATGAAGATAAATACTACTACCGCTATCCTTCTGGAGAG TCGTACCAGGATCTGGTCCAGCGAGTGGAGCCAGTCATCATGGAGCTAGAGAGGCAGGAGAACGTCCTGGTTATCTGCCACCAGGCCGTCATGCGCTGCCTGCTGGCCTACTTCCTGGATAAGAGTGCAG AGGAGATGCCCTATCTGAGATGTCCCCTGCACACGGTGCTGAAGCTCACCCCGGTCGCCTACGGGTGCAAAGTGGAGTCCATCTCTTTGGCTGTGGAGGCAGTGAACACCCACAGAGACAGACCTGAG gaggtgaagaggGGCCCCGGCACCTTGATCAGGAGGAACAGCGTGACTCCCCTGACCAGCCCCGAGTCAAACATTAAGAAACCTCGTATCGATGACCTCGACGAGGCTCCGATCCAGGAGGTGCCTCCTTCTGTTGCCTCGCTGGCTCTCTGCAGCCCCtcacacctccctctctccttggCTGGACAG CACTGGCTGGGTAAAGTCTGCCT ACGAACCACCCTCCACTATCTCAAAGTGGTTTCGCTCTTAGTCTTCCAAAGGTAA